The nucleotide window TTTCTTATACTAGGCACAAAACAACAGCTAACCAACGTTAATATCGATAACATTAAGGTCAGCACTGCTAATGTGAGTCCTGTTCCGATAGTTATAGAGGCCTTGGATCGTGGTTCGATTTACAGCTCACTATGTCCAGCCGTATCAGTAAGCTTCGTTCTGTTGCATTTTACCACCTGTATAATATTCGACGCATAATATTTATCTCAAGAAGCTACGGGACGTTACTCCATCCATTCATAACGTCCAGCATCGATTATTGCAACAGCCTATTCAATGGGTTGCCAAGCAGCCAGCTTCCAAAAATTCAGAGAGTTCTGAATGCTTCTGCTTGCCTGGTATGTAATACGTAGGTTTTGTCATATTACACAAATAATGGGCGATTTGCATTCATTGCCTTTCAGGGCACACATCAACTTCAAGGTACCTCTGTTAACGTTCAAGGCGTTACACGGCCGCGCGCATCAATATCTACAGTCCTTAATTAGTATCAAGACATCATGCTATAATCTCAGGGGTTCCAATACACTACTCCTAGCTATGTCATCACGATTCTatatatttattcaatttttattatatatacaaAATATAGCGTCTTAGAGTCTATTTTAGTCTTTTGACTTACTATTGTTACTTCTCTTGATTGCATTGTCACTGAAAAGCCCCCatggggagttgtcaataaagtattgtattgtattgtatctGTGAGATCTAAAGCCACGCTAGGAGATCGGGCATTCGCCGTCGCGGTGCAgtcattagggaccttcagatccgactacgactacgagaacgagtacgacttttgagcgcgagaggcctagGTCTTAGCtttcgtagacactgttgttgcagtcgtcagctcgcaacaaaaatatttcagtaatttgtGCGAGTAGAAAGTtctaacattttgtcagtcgcgggaatgtttagtagtcaaacaacacaagatgccacaaagtcgccaaaacattgcgagacaagttgcacggaacatttcacagtgtatccgcgagtttaaagactaaccttttaactcgcctttgcacctgtagtgaactcgtagtcgggggacgagatttgtcgaaaatctcgtagttggtgtcaagacggcgacgagaatTTGACGACAGAatgagttgacgtgacagcctcacacaatcgggcatgcgcaccgggtacacgttgaaaactcgtactcgtactcgtagtcgtagtcgggatctgaaggtccctattgtgGAAGCCTAGTGAGCTTTGcttaatcacatgattttgaatTTATTAGGCCTTATTATCTCTCGTATTTAACATGTAGGAATGTGCCTTTGATCATAGTCATGTAAAGATACGCACTaggaatgaataaattattattattataaccatTTCCTTTATGAAAGAagggcagttccggtccagtgatgCAGTAACGTAAATTAGTTTCACGCGATTGGgcatggcactcccatgggagtcttattccaggcAAATTAGATCTAAAGTAAATCGGGCTATGAAAACGTCGTGAcgggaatatagtggagttgcatgctccgaCTAATCAGTTCTTGTCTCAGGGGATAATCTGTGGTGAACAAGAATTTTTTCGTATTCATTTCCTTCTTCTTAATTTCTTCTTACGTGCCTCATACGAGCATGTCCATGGGCAATAGTGCTGGTCGAATAATTGGACTACCGGATCCCAAGGACAGACATGTGTTTGTTATTCCTTATTGTATCGTTAAAACACCGATTGGAATAAAAGTTTACATAACTatgacatcatcatcatcattattattattcttatgaGTATTACGTTTCAGTTTAAGTTCacagaaaaggaaatttcatgTTGAAgtagaaaattgcaaaaaaagaaaaaggaaaacaacaacaaaaaaagagccCCCTTCGAATTCACAACCCCTCGTCACCTTGTAAAATGGAAAAAGTGCCCTGGGTGCTGATTCGAGCTTTTGCAGTGCATAATGATAAACTATTGCATTAAAACATGCCAAACCGCCTTCATTGCATGCTAGCGTAACCCGAGCTCACGTAGTTCTGCGTCTTGTTCTTGATAAACTCGTTCCCAGtccttgaaaaaataataactttaattTAATAGCAAGACTTGGCAACTGTTTCCAAAGCATGGCGAACCACAAAATGGGAAGGTTCTCGACATGGTCTAGAGAAACGTATCTCGATCCTATACACATGCCAGCAAACAGGCACTACATGCCACATTTTATGGCTTCTGGTGATGAACAACGTTACGGCGAAGGGAGGGAAAAATGGTTTCAAGATTATCGCCGCTCTTACGTAGCTGAACAGACCTTGGCAAGAAACTTAAACACTCTTGGGTCTCCTTACCGACCAACAAGTTTGTCTGATAAACCTGATCGAGTTTTAGGTTCTCGTTGTTTGCGACAAGAGGCTGTATTGAATATACCTCGGCATCACCTTATCAACCGAATCCCTGACAGAGAGAGAGACCGCGCTCAAGTCGACGACATCTGTTTTCAACATCGACAACAATATAAAGACCAAAGTGGAACTCTCTTTGGCCAGAAGCTCGACTACTTTCACGTCCCAACAAAGGCAGAGGAGCAGTTTGTGCCCAGAATGAGCCCTCCAGAGGGAGACATTGGAAGTTATCCTAGTAATACCAGAGCTGCGTTGGAATATACTTATGACAAAGAAAGAGGACCTAAAGACTATGAACTTTGGCCCAAAGTGTAAAGTTCTGTTAACTCAGATTATTCGTTTTCATGTTACATAATAATCAATTACCGTTTCAATTTCATGAGTGGTAAAACTGGAAATGGCACTGAATTTCAACATTAATTTATGATTTGCATGAAAAATCACTGTTGCTAAGGCAACATTGTGTACAGTTTTCTACAGTGAAAATCCACGTTTTGTAAGCATATTTTTACCATAAGCTAAATTCTACccacgttttgattggtcgcTATTAGTGATTTATTGGAGGATAGACGCATAAATGACTtcactgttaattttttttgttaattttttgttAATAACAACTaaattccatgttgctgtgtgtCTGTTCAACGATAGATCACTGAAGTCATCAAAATGTGCTTAGAACATCACTGACACACGCGCCTAATGGCTCATATGCCACTGTTTTGTTCTTACCTTActttgatgtcatctgtgatctacCGGTATTAATTACTGAACAGTAAATATATCATCCCAGATACTAAAAGGTAGTCATTTGGCACACGCCTGAAAATGGAAGATAATTTCATAGCACCTGTGCAAAGTTATTCTTTTGTCACCATTTGATCACATATGTGAATCATAGCTTTTTCATGTGCCAGGAAAAACAAAGAATAAGTGTTAGAAGAATAACCTACATCTGGTAAAGGGTCAATATTCTTGATAGCACAACAAGCCTCTAGGCTCCAGTTATTCAAAAGGTATATAGTGCTATCCAGTGAAGAAATCACTACCCAGTGGATAAGTCACTACTAAAACCTATTGACTTATCCTGTGGAAATTTGGTATCAATCATTGACGGTCAAATTACTAACATAAAAGATAAGTGTTAGCATGTCATAAGAGCATATGAAATCTATCATTTGGatagttatttatttaataGATTGTGCTTTTCAACCCTCGAATGACTGATGCCAGTAGAAACGCTTTGGTTAAAAGATATACCATTAATACTACCATTACATAATGGCAGAACAGACCAAACATTGTGAGCAAGCCACATGCCAGGTGATAAGTCTAGACTCAACTTTTTGAACTTAGTTGTTTCCATTCCTTTTGAGAGGTGGCCATTTAATAAATATTGTTATCTGTCTTGTTATTGTATGGGGCTTTTCTGCATGTTGATGCTCTGCAAGAGCATCACACCATCATTGGGGAGCAGGGTTGGCAGAATGGTGAGAGTTCTCACATTTCACCAATGTTaccttggtttcaattttgGATTGGATGCTATATGTGGGTGATGTTTGTTGCTTCTCTCCTGTGTCCTCTATCTCCAACGACATGTcagtcatcattttttttacttttagtcTCCCTGATAAGAGAGCCTGAATAACTCTGAGACTCAAATGAAGTGATTGTTATCGttattcttatttttgttgttatattGTTAGTTAAAAATACTATTAGGAGATTTTTTAGGTATTTTGGTGTCCTTATGTGGCTTGTTTCACTGCTTCTAATGTTATATGCGTAATTTCTTCTATGCTGATAAAGGAAGAAAAGTGGGATCATAAGTGGTGATAATTTGGCTTAGAGAATTTTATTTTACCAGGCACTAAACATGGAGTAATGATGGATTACTTGTGAAAGAGATGCAGTGAACACTTTTTCGAACATACACAACTCCATAGCCAATTAAAACAATACTTATTATGTTTAGTGCAATTGTTGCTCTAAAGATTGTTCAGCTATAAAAAAATGGATTTTAGGGAAGACTAATTCAAGAttttaattcaatttaattATTAGCTCATCTTCAAATGGCTCTTGATTCCATCTTGCTCAGGAAAAGCAAAAATGACACTCAACATCAGAGAAAAAGCTATTGCAAAGAGATGCATTATAACACATTTACTAACATTTGttgtaaaatatatttgtaaatttatttatttatagaaCCTTATGCTGTTGCATTTGAAAGGCAACTCAAACTTTTGGGTCTGGTTTTTGTATCTGGTTTTCAAGATTGATTTTCTTATCTGGTGTTACCTCAAAGACCTCTGGATTCTCTACGGAGGTAAGAGAATACGCAGATGTGCAGTTACTAGTTGTCATAACTTCATCTCTACTTTCACCTTGTGTGGAACAGCTGGTAAGGATATATACTGACATGTACTGTTTCCATcagaaaaatgataaaaattttttctaaaaattcaGACCTCCGATTTTAGTCTTTGAAAACATACATTTAGGGTAACAATCCAGCAGCAACTGTCAAATGCAATCAAAAGCTGGTTTATTCTCTTAAAAGTACAAAAAGTGTTCTTTCCAATGTCTATGCCTTTTCTGTTTTTGGTGCTGTCACTTGAGCTGAGTGTCCGCTGAAAAATTAAAAGGCGAAGTTTCCTTAAGATAAGTATCTCAACCATGACACTTGGGTTGGTTTCTATTTAACTCAAACTAGCTACCTTTATCTGGAAAATGTcgtttttctttgtgtttttcagGCACACAGCTGCCAAAGACCAAACGGCTGACATGATGTTGATTTGAATCCCCCTTAAACGCGGAGCTTGCAAATGCACTTGGATTATGCTTTCTGTTTGCTCGTAACCAGTCTTGCTTGGAGTTTAACTCCACAGTACACCAAGACTCCACGTTCATGATGACGAAACTTCAACTATACTTCAGCCCCCTTCTTTGTTTACATAGTGAAATTGGTTGTCATAGTgatgttctcttttttcttgGTTACACAACATGTGTCATATACGCAGTAAGAAAACAGCACGAGGCGGCAAGGTTCAAGATGGCGACTCGTGTTGAGCGCCTTTTGCAAATTTTGTAGAAATGCCCAGGCTTGTTATGAAACAAATAATATAGTttgaaaagaaggaaagaatATTGCTTAGAAAAAATGTATGCTATTTACAAACAGACGCACCCTCCAACCGGTGTTGAACACTGTGTTCACTGTCACTTCGTCTCTTCAGTTGAAAGCAATCTGATCGTAGCAGGAACATCGCAGCTCCGTATTTACAAGTTTTATGCTCAAGATGAGGTGAGAGTTACAATTTTACTATTAAGGCTTGATATCATGCTGTTGTGCCTGCTGCTCTTAATTGAGTCGGACAAGTCAGTTCGGCATACCCCCCCACATTGAACGCGTTACTGAGTCTGAAAGAGAGAATTATTCCTGCAGAGTTACTAAATGTCGTGGTCGCGATTGCAGGCAAAAGTCGCGGGTGCCCcccaaaaaagacaaaaaaaaaaaaacgtgtaaAGTAGAATGTACGTATGCTCATtccctgaagaaaaaaagtttcctGTAAATGAATTCATGAAAGcttcaaaaaaagaaatcagaTCAGTATCAAATCACCCAGACCCCTCCTCAAAAgttaattataattatgataatccaagttattctcgcattctgattggttctcgctatgatctattggaggacagacgcatagatgatgACTGCGCTCGattcaatttcttttgaattttttgaattttaaatttgaaccaatcacaattctttacttaagcatagcaaccaatcagtttgcttcattttgtatagacataagatcacgtcagtgctattttcatgTCCgacaaagtggcgaaatttgaaataaaaattcatttttttccatatacatgtattttaattttttattatataagacaaatagattccatgttgccctgcttctgttcagtaatagatcacagatgatgtcaaaatgtggtaagaaaatcagtgacacactcagctgcgcctcgtgtgcgacttttttgttcttaccacattttgacgtcatctgtgatctattactgaagagacgcacggcaacatggaatctatttgttaaatagtctGCCATATTTTTGCctttaaagaaagaaatggGAGCCTTAGCATTGCCCCAAATGTATTGAGAGATGGACATGAAGTATAACAATTCAATGATTAAAATAGAAAAGCAATAACATTTGTGGGCTTTTTATCAAAAGATATCACAAATCTAAAAAGTAATGTTCAGATCTACACgctcaaaattgaaaaaacccACAGTAACAGTTATATACTTCAGACAATTGTTATTATGAGTTATATTTGATTGGGATTTGCTACTTGGACATAATTTTGGTCACATAAACAATGGCTGATTTTGCCATTTGCACATGCAATGTATTGGGGGTTACTATGGTCAATTAAGCTCTAAAGACTGCAAAGGAAATTGAAAAACATATAGTAATGTAGATGATTCTTTTCTTGTACCCACACCCACAACCCACAACTTATCTTTTTGAGGAAAACGTAAATAGATCAAGGGAAGTATGAGAAATTGAAGGAGTATCGTAAGCATTCTAGAAGATCACTTTTAGAATGAGATAATACCTTATTTATTTTCACCTGTTATCTCTTCTCTTGGTGTATTCATAAAATTGGTTTTGGTCTCTATAGCAAAGCACACCaggatcatcatcatcatcatctgtcAAGACAACAGGTTTGTATCATTAGCTTCAAAAGGGTGGTGTTATAAACTTTGGAGTCATAGTCAAAGGCACATAGTGGTTTTATCTAGTGAAAATGAAACCAATGGAGCTGGGAGCAGAAGGCTATTCTACCAATGACTCCACCTATGCAATTCAGGTGCTAAACTTTGATTGCAGTAtgcaagaataataataataataattgtgattggttggttaTTTCTTTCTGCTTCCAATTCCACTTATGTAGTTTCCACTGGATCAAAAGCATAAAATGTCTGTCTGACTGGTCATACCTTGAAATCTACATGTATCACGTtatggaattgttgaaaatttgagccctcaaagcaaattttaatttttcatttcttacttTAACTTTGCTTTGATAAAGCTCAATAACCATGATGCTTATACCTCCCATTATTCTTTTGGTTTTTACAAATGTACTGTATTTCAACTGAAGAATGTTGGATATAAATACAATCTTAAATCAAGCAGTATTAAAATCTTGTTTTGTATCACCAAACAAGTGTTGACTTACCCAGGGTGCCAGAGGTTATTTTTTGTATGTGAGGAGGTGAGCAAGAAATGCGaagagaacaaaaaagaaattaatgtTTTCTAAACCTTGAAAACCATAGGATGTCTAAGAGTTACATTGGCAAAGTTTACACCAAAGATTGTCTCTTAACTTCAGATCCCAAATGAATGATGAGAGAAGTTGAAAGTTTTCACTTTATCAGGAAGATAACTTGAAGTTGTCAGAAAATGAACTGAGCTTTTTCTTGCAATCTCAGGGAATTTGTGAGCTAGTACCAAAATTAATGAGGATGCCCTTGTGAGTGAGGGAAGGCTGACTGTTTAGGAGTGCTTGAAAAGTCTTAATTCCTTTCAAAATAATAAGTCACCTGGTATgggaagtgtttttttttaagtatatTTTTTGCAGAACTGATGTTCCCATTTTTTGTCATAACTAAACATCATTTACTTTCAATGAGTTGACTTGAAGACCTTGGGCAACATGGGCTCTAGGTGTGCTTTGAGCAGGCATCTCTGTCTTACCTGATTTGATAGGAAATTGAGATATTTAGTTTACGACCAAAGGGGGCTGGGACCAAGAATGTTGCCATAGTTATGTCATTCTATgcaatttgtaatttgtaacaCTGTAACTTGGAACAATAAATTCGTTTGCATCAATGGCAAATCTGTTTTTAATTGCCAACTATTTGATAAAGAATTAATAAGAGTGGGTGATTTGATAACATTACAGAGTCAATGTATTTCTAggagcaattttttttaggtAAATTTTCtctgagaaaattaatgtttttgaTCTATTGGCTTTGATTGATTCTATGCTTGCAATGTGGTAACAATCGTTGAGGATGAATTTGTGCATAGATAAGAGCCTTTTACCCTTCAAGACCAAATTgaacttgtttaaaaaagacaacaacaaataCCTACTGTATTAAAAGGCTTTTCTAAAGGTATTTATAGAGAACCGAAGTCTAAACCAATTACTATGCCAGCTGCCTAGTTAATGTATAATGGAATTTTTGAGGAAGCTCAATTAGAATGGAAGGAAATTTATAGCATTAAGCTATAGCAAAtgtatgtgttgtggtttaaattccTCCTTGGTTTGATGTTTTttgactggtttcaattttatttgccattgttctagattatggtaatgaatacatgacaaaagaacataaaaattgaactggtttcaaaaataaatttaaaccacaacatatacttTTTAAAGTGGCTCTTGATACAAAATCATGAGAGGTGGAACTGATTCAGACATTTTCTGTGGAGAGAGGATGAAATAAAATACCACTGGAAATTAAATCAGGCTCAAATTATAACCTTGAAGAGGGTGGCATAGAGAGAGAAGGATGGAGGTCTTTGACAAGGTTGAAGTGGTGGCTAGAGACTGAGTGCTCAGAGAGATGGTCTCACTTTGGTGTAATGACAAAGTCTTAGTTGGTCTCATTGGGAACAATTTGCCTGCAATtaaaagttgtaaataagatgcTAACTGATTAGTTTAAAAAATGGTGTCTTGCCCTGATTGCATCATTgggtttcattttatttcaatttcagaAAATCCTGCCAATAGAAAGAAGTTAGAGCTACTTAGCCAGTACTCTTTGTTTGGTAATATAGAGTGTCTTCAAGCTGTGAGGCTAGCTGGAAACACCAGAGACTCACTGTTAATGAGTTTTAAAGATGCTAaggtaaaatattaaaataggTTGTTTTCTGTTTGTGGAGTATCTAATAAATTGTTATGGCTTTCCCAAATGATACATAATTAATATGTACCGTAAACACTGtcgtataagccgcacctttttgcttaaAAATTTTCAGATCAAATCGGGGATGCGGCTTGTCTGTAAGAACATCTAGACATCATGCTGTAAATATGCATCTCCGGATCAATTCCCGGGTTACTAGGCTAAAAACGAACCGAAACTTTTGTCAGGTGTTGTTTTGTGTAAATTCTAATGAGAAATgtacaggaaagaaaaatactGGATTAAAAATACCAGAGAAAGATCAAATTTATGTCCTAGTTGGATTTTCATACTATTAGAGAGTCAAAATTATGGGTAAGAGATTTAGTATTCTCTGTTTTAAATGTTAGTGAGTTAATACATGGGTTGACAGGTGCAAGAAACTTAAAGAAACAGTGCATTTACATGAAAGGCATCTTTGTCAAGACttgatttattttaatttcttttcaaataattttttttccgaaatcTAAGTTGCTAAATTCAGGGTGCGGCTAATCTGCAGGGGCGGCTTATATGCCGGTGTTTACGGTATCTTTTGCCCTCATCACACAATTTTAAATGATCTCCATTGCTTTTGCTGGCAACATGAACAATggattgtttttatttcagaaCTGATTAATTTTGAGTAAAAGTTAAAAGAATTTATTTTGTACAGTAGCTGGTTTTTCTCTATTTCATATTCATTATCATCATCTGTAACAATTTTTGAATATCATGCACAAAATGTTTAGTCttttttggtgttgttttttttccttattagcTTGCCATTGTTGATTATGATCCTGGCACTCATGACCTGAAAACAAGAAGTTTGCATTTTTTTGAAGATGACAAGATTAAGGTTTGCATTATACAGTAGTTCTCCTGTACTTTCCTTTTATAAATCCAATTTTTAAACACTTAAAGTTGTATTTTTTCTCAAACTAcagtacagtaccgctcaaatgtaagttaccacCCTTGCGCGAGACGCGAATCGCTTCCTGCGCTACGTTAATTGCGtagcgcgctacaggaatcgcgtcaATACTAttagagggttgtccaatactgtcaactagattctatcggaaaaaatagaagttcaatttgatcgattcgttctatttggcgaatagagaatttttgggacgatcggccaggtagagttttctatctgccatttgcatctcattagtgacacttagaaatatttcacgatattctgagACCCGGGTGGAAGGTTGTCTATTTGATCAATTCGTTCTCTTTGCCGAATAGGGAATTTTTGGGAccatccgccaggtagagttttctatctgccatttgcatctcattagcgacaatatttcacgatattctgagacccgggtggaagcttgtctatttgatcaatttgttctatttggcaaatagagaactttttggacgatccgacaagtagagttttctatctcccatttgcatctcattagcgacacttagaaatattttacGATATTGTGGGACCtaggtggaagcttgtctatttgatcaatttgttctatttggcgaatagagaactttttggacgatccgacaagtagagttttctatctgccatttgcatctcattagtgacacttagaaatatttcacgatattttgggacccgggtggaaggttgtctatttgatcgattcgttctctTTGCCGAATAGGGAATTTTTGGGAccatccgccaggtagagttttctatctgccatttgcatctcattagcgacaatatttcacgatattctgagacccgggtggaagcttgtctatttgatcaatttgttctatttggcgaatagagaactttttggacgatccgacaagtagagttttctatctcccatttgcatctcattagcgacacttagaaatattttacGATATTGTGGGACCtaggtggaagcttgtctatttgatcgatttgctctatttggcgaatagagaatttgtgggacgatccgccaggtagtgttttctatctgccatttgcatctcattagcgacacttagacaTAATATTATTTCATGATGGTCtgagacccgggtggaagcttgtctatttgatcgatttgttctatttggcgaatagagaatttttgggacgatccgccaggtagagttttctatctgccatttgcatctcattagcgacacttagaaatattttacGATATTGTGGGACCCAGgcggaagcttgtctatttgatcgatttgttctatttggcgaatagagaatttttgggatgatccgccaggtagagttttctatctgccatttgcatctcattagcgacacttagaaatatttcatgatGGTCtgagacccgggtggaagcttgtttattggatcgatttgttctatttggtgaatagagaatttttgggacgatccgacaagtagagttttttATCtcccatttgcatctcattagcgacacttagaaatattttacGATATTGTGGGACCtaggtggaagcttgtctatttgatcgattcgttctatttggcgaatagagaatttttgggacgatcggccaggtagagttttctatctgccatttgcatctcattagtgacacttagaaatatttcacgatattttgggacccgggtggaaggttgtctatttgatcgattcgttctctTTGCCGAATAGGGAATTTTTGGGAccatccgccaggtagagttttctatctgccatttgcatctcattagcgacaatatttcacgatattctgagacccgggtggaagcttgtctatttgatcaatttgttctatttggcgaatagagaactttttggacgatccgacaagtagagttttctatctcccatttgcatctcattagcgacacttagaaatattttacGATATTGTGGGacctaccgtatttactcgtgtataagtcgacctcgtgtataagtcgaccccccattttaaaggtcaaaaatcgaatttctcatcatttctgggaaaacaatagaattcacacaatagaaatttcccaaaacatcaatcttttcttcctgagagtgtattgaaaacacggtgaattaagaaaagcagaggtttaattgtacgcagtgaagtttatcaagatcagaATTTACACACATgcgagctcttcgatttactacagaagtattttacgatatttgggAGCAAGTTGCATTCCATTTGATTACCCTTTATCTCAACGTTGACCAAAGGAATGCCGAAGAGCTTTGAAAGATCGCTAGAAGAaaacaccgccatcttggaaaacctggtaaccaaactacgaatttgacgagtactggaaactaagcatttgcctggtcactaagctacagtaatcgtttGATGAAGATGAAAGTTCAGCGCCGAAAAAAGCAGTGaatctctaagagaaatgtctgttacacagatcaaaagataCAATAGAAATAATTTCCAGTTggtctgcgtttaaaccatttaacgtTTATTATTTGACgcttttttgttgatgaagaatgcaccgaaaactgatgaaaatcgaccgcAATTAGGACTggtttcctaatgcacttcaggcagttgttatgctagtTTAtcggtcaggtctttgtgtatgactcgtatataagtcgagggcgattttttcggctaattttttggtcataaaaggtcgacttatacacgagtaaatacggtaggtggaagcttgtctatttgatcgatttgctctatttggcgaatagagaatttgtgggacgatccgccaggtagtgttttctatctgccatttgcatctcattagcgacacttagacaTAATATTATTTCATGATGGTCtgagacccgggtggaagcttgtctatttgatcgatttgttctatttggcgaatagagaatttttgggacgatccgccagg belongs to Acropora muricata isolate sample 2 chromosome 9, ASM3666990v1, whole genome shotgun sequence and includes:
- the LOC136927362 gene encoding ciliary microtubule inner protein 2C-like codes for the protein MANHKMGRFSTWSRETYLDPIHMPANRHYMPHFMASGDEQRYGEGREKWFQDYRRSYVAEQTLARNLNTLGSPYRPTSLSDKPDRVLGSRCLRQEAVLNIPRHHLINRIPDRERDRAQVDDICFQHRQQYKDQSGTLFGQKLDYFHVPTKAEEQFVPRMSPPEGDIGSYPSNTRAALEYTYDKERGPKDYELWPKV